Proteins encoded together in one Cicer arietinum cultivar CDC Frontier isolate Library 1 chromosome 4, Cicar.CDCFrontier_v2.0, whole genome shotgun sequence window:
- the LOC101514253 gene encoding uncharacterized protein isoform X1, translated as MIMQTPTLDPQDQRVTSCMEDSTSMTIEFLRARLLAERSISRSARQRTAELEKKVAELEEQLRTVTLQRKMAEKATADVLAILEDQGISDLSEELDSGSDIDIPYESGVSNESSKEGERYRSSKERRHESDELYDSHVVDSSPVSNRSLSWKGRHDSPRSLEKYKTSNIRRRNSFSSVSSSPKHHQGKSCRKIRHRQNRSVVEESRDKSVKDNFQENDFVSSSEGYPNRSVDGSNILRIESKILEGDESEVNLVNKNHHVDRCGRKEDMEKALEHQAQLIDRFGAMEKAQREWEEKFRENNNSTTPDSCDPGNHSDMTEDKEESKAQIPYSSKAVTSNAQEDKAEPGGVRSSEEIFKSEARDVMPKSYDDTSDYNNQNSPTFRTSNLLGQENLHSPLNGNQTESSVNSHPQSSEVNYHDPHGRGYPDSKPTLSFPKYIQHGSLHQNDSSRNKNDLYALVFREQSHEFNGILESLKQARLSLQQELNRLPLVESSHKGIKPSAFVGKSEGRFDIPVGFSGLFRLPTDFSDEATSRFGVRDSAGGFGSNFYHNNRGTSRTSDVQFVANPYYGTRMSLSANDQAHTTRYLENGPISDSKKTPFDPFLNGGPPNSSKPVYPSFPVNPSYQVTSPQTPYGGELSKPYSSRPAGVPFADQFSFHGNHLR; from the exons ATGATCATGCAAACCCCCACACTCGATCCGCAAGACCAGAG GGTTACTTCCTGCATGGAGGACTCCACTTCAATGACTATTGAATTCCTGCGAGCAAGATTGCTTGCCGAAAGGTCAATCTCAAGAAGTGCTAGACAGAGAACTGCTGAACTGGAAAAAAAG GTTGCGGAATTAGAGGAACAACTTAGGACGGTGACTCTTCAGAGAAAGATGGCTGAGAAAGCCACTGCAGACGTTCTTGCCATTTTGGAGGATCAAGGGATAAGTGATCTATCTGAAGAATTAGATTCAGGCTCAGACATTGACATTCCTTATGAATCTGGTGTTAGTAATGAATCTTCAAAAGAGGGTGAAAGATATAGGAGCTCGAAAGAGAGACGGCACGAGTCAGATGAACTGTATGATTCTCATGTTGTGGATTCTTCACCAGTATCCAATAGAAGTTTGTCCTGGAAAGGACGTCACGACTCTCCCCGTTCTCTTGAAAAATACAAGACTTCTAATATTAGAAGGCGAAACAGTTTTTCATCTGTCAGTTCTTCTCCAAAGCATCACCAAGGAAAGTCATGTCGCAAGATAAGACATAGACAAAACAG ATCAGTGGTGGAGGAATCCAGAGATAAGTCTGTTAAGGATAACTTCcaagaaaatgattttgtttcCTCTTCTGAAGGATATCCAAATCGCTCAGTTGATGGGTCCAACATTCTGAGAATTGAATCTAAAATTCTAGAAGGGGATGAATCGGAGGTGAACCTAGTTAACAAAAATCATCATGTAGATAGATGCGGAAGAAAGGAGGACATGGAAAAGGCACTTGAACACCAAGCCCAACTTATTGACCGGTTTGGAGCAATGGAGAAGGCTCAAAGAGAATGGGAGGAGAAATTTAGAGAGAATAATAACAGCACAACACCA GATTCATGTGATCCGGGGAATCACTCAGATATGACTGAGGATAAAGAGGAAAGCAAGGCTCAGATTCCGTACTCTTCCAAGGCGGTCACCTCAAATGCTCAAGAAGATAAAGCAGAGCCGGGAGGGGTCCGATCATCTGAAGAAATATTCAAATCTGAGGCCAGAGATGTCATGCCAAAATCATATGATGACACAAGCGATTACAACAATCAGAATAGCCCAACTTTCCGCACTTCCAATTTGCTTGGTCAAGAAAATTTACATTCACCACTTAACGGAAACCAAACTGAGAGCTCGGTAAACTCTCATCCTCAGTCTTCTGAGGTGAACTATCATGATCCACATGGGCGTGGTTACCCCGATTCCAAGCCAACTTTATCCTTTCCAAAGTATATTCAGCATGGAAGTCTGCACCAAAATGattcttcaagaaacaaaaatgacctttaTGCATTAGTTTTTCGCGAACAATCTCATGAGTTCAATGGGATACTTGAATCACTTAAGCAAGCTAGGCTATCCCTACAACAGGAGCTCAATAGGTTGCCACTGGTAGAGAGCAGTCATAAAGGCATTAAACCGTCTGCTTTTGTTGGTAAAAGTGAGGGTAGGTTTGACATTCCTGTTGGATTTTCTGGTCTCTTCAGACTTCCAACAGATTTTTCGGATGAAGCAACTTCTAGATTTGGTGTTCGTGATTCAGCTGGTGGATTCGGTTCAAACTTCTATCATAATAATAGAGGCACATCTAGAACTTCTGATGTTCAATTCGTCGCCAACCCCTATTATGGCACAAGGATGAGCTTGTCTGCAAATGATCAAGCTCACACGACCCGATACTTGGAAAATGGGCCAATATCTGATTCTAAAAAGACCCCTTTTGATCCTTTTTTGAACGGAGGCCCACCCAATTCTAGTAAACCTGTGTATCCCTCGTTTCCCGTCAATCCGTCCTATCAAGTTACATCACCGCAGACGCCATATGGAGGCGAACTTTCAAAACCCTATTCAAGTAGACCAGCTGGGGTTCCTTTTGCCGATCAGTTCTCATTTCATGGTAACCATTTAAGATGA
- the LOC101514253 gene encoding uncharacterized protein isoform X2, giving the protein MVVISDFSVTRVTSCMEDSTSMTIEFLRARLLAERSISRSARQRTAELEKKVAELEEQLRTVTLQRKMAEKATADVLAILEDQGISDLSEELDSGSDIDIPYESGVSNESSKEGERYRSSKERRHESDELYDSHVVDSSPVSNRSLSWKGRHDSPRSLEKYKTSNIRRRNSFSSVSSSPKHHQGKSCRKIRHRQNRSVVEESRDKSVKDNFQENDFVSSSEGYPNRSVDGSNILRIESKILEGDESEVNLVNKNHHVDRCGRKEDMEKALEHQAQLIDRFGAMEKAQREWEEKFRENNNSTTPDSCDPGNHSDMTEDKEESKAQIPYSSKAVTSNAQEDKAEPGGVRSSEEIFKSEARDVMPKSYDDTSDYNNQNSPTFRTSNLLGQENLHSPLNGNQTESSVNSHPQSSEVNYHDPHGRGYPDSKPTLSFPKYIQHGSLHQNDSSRNKNDLYALVFREQSHEFNGILESLKQARLSLQQELNRLPLVESSHKGIKPSAFVGKSEGRFDIPVGFSGLFRLPTDFSDEATSRFGVRDSAGGFGSNFYHNNRGTSRTSDVQFVANPYYGTRMSLSANDQAHTTRYLENGPISDSKKTPFDPFLNGGPPNSSKPVYPSFPVNPSYQVTSPQTPYGGELSKPYSSRPAGVPFADQFSFHGNHLR; this is encoded by the exons ATGGTAGTTATTTCAGATTTTTCTGTTACCAG GGTTACTTCCTGCATGGAGGACTCCACTTCAATGACTATTGAATTCCTGCGAGCAAGATTGCTTGCCGAAAGGTCAATCTCAAGAAGTGCTAGACAGAGAACTGCTGAACTGGAAAAAAAG GTTGCGGAATTAGAGGAACAACTTAGGACGGTGACTCTTCAGAGAAAGATGGCTGAGAAAGCCACTGCAGACGTTCTTGCCATTTTGGAGGATCAAGGGATAAGTGATCTATCTGAAGAATTAGATTCAGGCTCAGACATTGACATTCCTTATGAATCTGGTGTTAGTAATGAATCTTCAAAAGAGGGTGAAAGATATAGGAGCTCGAAAGAGAGACGGCACGAGTCAGATGAACTGTATGATTCTCATGTTGTGGATTCTTCACCAGTATCCAATAGAAGTTTGTCCTGGAAAGGACGTCACGACTCTCCCCGTTCTCTTGAAAAATACAAGACTTCTAATATTAGAAGGCGAAACAGTTTTTCATCTGTCAGTTCTTCTCCAAAGCATCACCAAGGAAAGTCATGTCGCAAGATAAGACATAGACAAAACAG ATCAGTGGTGGAGGAATCCAGAGATAAGTCTGTTAAGGATAACTTCcaagaaaatgattttgtttcCTCTTCTGAAGGATATCCAAATCGCTCAGTTGATGGGTCCAACATTCTGAGAATTGAATCTAAAATTCTAGAAGGGGATGAATCGGAGGTGAACCTAGTTAACAAAAATCATCATGTAGATAGATGCGGAAGAAAGGAGGACATGGAAAAGGCACTTGAACACCAAGCCCAACTTATTGACCGGTTTGGAGCAATGGAGAAGGCTCAAAGAGAATGGGAGGAGAAATTTAGAGAGAATAATAACAGCACAACACCA GATTCATGTGATCCGGGGAATCACTCAGATATGACTGAGGATAAAGAGGAAAGCAAGGCTCAGATTCCGTACTCTTCCAAGGCGGTCACCTCAAATGCTCAAGAAGATAAAGCAGAGCCGGGAGGGGTCCGATCATCTGAAGAAATATTCAAATCTGAGGCCAGAGATGTCATGCCAAAATCATATGATGACACAAGCGATTACAACAATCAGAATAGCCCAACTTTCCGCACTTCCAATTTGCTTGGTCAAGAAAATTTACATTCACCACTTAACGGAAACCAAACTGAGAGCTCGGTAAACTCTCATCCTCAGTCTTCTGAGGTGAACTATCATGATCCACATGGGCGTGGTTACCCCGATTCCAAGCCAACTTTATCCTTTCCAAAGTATATTCAGCATGGAAGTCTGCACCAAAATGattcttcaagaaacaaaaatgacctttaTGCATTAGTTTTTCGCGAACAATCTCATGAGTTCAATGGGATACTTGAATCACTTAAGCAAGCTAGGCTATCCCTACAACAGGAGCTCAATAGGTTGCCACTGGTAGAGAGCAGTCATAAAGGCATTAAACCGTCTGCTTTTGTTGGTAAAAGTGAGGGTAGGTTTGACATTCCTGTTGGATTTTCTGGTCTCTTCAGACTTCCAACAGATTTTTCGGATGAAGCAACTTCTAGATTTGGTGTTCGTGATTCAGCTGGTGGATTCGGTTCAAACTTCTATCATAATAATAGAGGCACATCTAGAACTTCTGATGTTCAATTCGTCGCCAACCCCTATTATGGCACAAGGATGAGCTTGTCTGCAAATGATCAAGCTCACACGACCCGATACTTGGAAAATGGGCCAATATCTGATTCTAAAAAGACCCCTTTTGATCCTTTTTTGAACGGAGGCCCACCCAATTCTAGTAAACCTGTGTATCCCTCGTTTCCCGTCAATCCGTCCTATCAAGTTACATCACCGCAGACGCCATATGGAGGCGAACTTTCAAAACCCTATTCAAGTAGACCAGCTGGGGTTCCTTTTGCCGATCAGTTCTCATTTCATGGTAACCATTTAAGATGA
- the LOC101513595 gene encoding RING-H2 finger protein ATL38-like, producing the protein MISSGINLVMTVIGFAVSTMFIVFVCTRLVCARIHMNASRRSFLVASRSNLTMMERGCQGLERIDVAKFPVKKYSDKFFAAGENSQCTVCLSEYQDKDTLRILPHCGHSFHMACIDIWLQQNATCPVCRISLREFSERTQTMQPVYSSHYGMESFDTHHYHCMMDDIGLSSTRIPDNHGVNPIQEDHFPSEGGGAVDIDSIASLSPSDFIKDEGKKHVESPSNL; encoded by the exons ATGATTTCTTCTGGGATTAACTTGGTCATGACTGTGATTGGTTTTGCTGTTAGCACAATGTTTATTGTTTTCGTTTGCACAAGACTCGTTTGTGCTCGAATTCACATGAATGCTTCTAGAAGATCCTTTCTCGTTGCTTCCAGATCCAATCTCACCATG ATGGAGCGTGGTTGTCAAGGTCTTGAACGCATAGATGTAGCTAAATTTCCAGTAAAGAAGTACAGTGACAAGTTTTTTGCTGCTGGTGAAAATTCTCA ATGCACAGTCTGTCTCTCAGAGTACCAAGACAAAGATACACTGCGTATCCTCCCTCATTGTGGACACTCCTTCCATATGGCCTGCATAGACATATGGCTGCAACAGAATGCCACTTGTCCTGTTTGTCGAATATCATTGCGTGAATTTTCCGAGAGAACGCAAACAATGCAACCTGTATATAGCTCCCATTACGGGATGGAGTCCTTCGATACTCATCATTATCACTGTATGATGGATGATATTGGATTATCGTCAACAAGAATCCCCGACAACCATGGGGTGAACCCTATACAAGAGGATCACTTTCCATCTGAGGGTGGTGGAGCAGTTGATATCGACAGTATCGCCTCCTTAAGTCCGAGCGATTTCATTAAAGATGAAGGGAAGAAGCATGTAGAGAGcccatcaaatttataa
- the LOC101513914 gene encoding cytochrome P450 77A3-like: MSSSLFPSSVSLSSHYHLIFTLLAFLISVLIFFLTQKTKSKKSLNLPPGPPGWPIVGNLFQVANSGKPFFEYVKDMKAKYGSIFTLKMGTRTMIIITDAKLVHEAMIQKGALYASRPPENPTRNIFSANKFTVNAAVYGPVWKSLRRNMVQNMLSSSRIKEFKSVRDNAMDKLINRLKFEAEKNNGVVWVLKDARFAVFCILVAMCFGLEMDEEKLERIDQVMKNVLLTLDPRIDDYLPILSMFFSKQRKNALKVRKEQVEFMVPFIEQRRRAIQNPGSDQTATTFSYLDTLFDIKVEGSKKSSPSNEELVSLLSEFLNGGTDTTATAVEWGIAQLIDNPEIQAKLYQEINAIVGDKKVEEKDVEKMPYLQAVVKELLRKHPPTHFVLTHAVTEDTSLGGYDIPTNTNVEVYTAGIGEDPKLWTNPEKFDPERFVSKGEEADITGVTGVRMMPFGVGRRICPGLAIGTIHIHLMLARMVQEFEWSGYPPGKKVDFTGKMEFTVVMKESLRAVIKPRGETVL, from the coding sequence atgtcttCTTctctgtttccatcctctgtttCTCTTTCTTCTCACTACCATCTCATCTTCACTCTCTTAGCCTTTCTCATATCAGTACTCATTTTCTTCCTCACAcaaaaaaccaaatccaaaaaaAGCCTCAACCTTCCACCAGGTCCACCAGGATGGCCAATTGTTGGCAACCTTTTCCAAGTTGCAAATTCAGGAAAACCATTCTTTGAATATGTGAAAGATATGAAAGCAAAATATGGCTCAATCTTCACACTCAAGATGGGAACAAGAACAATGATCATAATAACTGATGCAAAGCTTGTCCATGAAGCTATGATTCAAAAGGGTGCTCTCTATGCATCAAGACCACCTGAGAATCCAACAAGGAACATCTTCAGTGCCAACAAGTTCACTGTGAATGCAGCTGTTTATGGTCCTGTTTGGAAATCACTAAGAAGAAACATGGTTCAGAACATGCTGAGTTCAAGTAGAATCAAGGAGTTTAAAAGTGTTAGAGACAATGCAATGGATAAGCTTATTAATAGGCTTAAATTTGAAGCTGAGAAGAATAATGGCGTTGTTTGGGTTCTCAAGGATGCAAGGTTTGCTGTTTTTTGCATACTTGTTGCTATGTGTTTTGGTTTAGAAATGGATGAAGAGAAACTTGAGAGAATAGATCAAGTTATGAAGAATGTTCTACTTACTTTAGATCCAAGAATTGATGACTATTTACCAATTCTAAGCATGTTTTTCTctaaacaaagaaaaaatgcTTTAAAAGTTAGAAAAGAACAAGTTGAATTCATGGTACCTTTCATTGAACAAAGAAGGAGAGCAATTCAGAACCCTGGTTCAGATCAAACAGCTACAACTTTTTCATATTTAGACACTCTTTTTGATATCAAAGTTGAAGGTAGTAAAAAATCATCTCCTTCTAATGAAGAATTGGTTTCACTTTTATCAGAGTTTCTCAATGGAGGAACTGATACAACAGCAACTGCGGTTGAATGGGGAATAGCACAACTCATTGACAACCCTGAGATTCAAGCAAAGCTTTATCAAGAAATTAATGCAATAGTTGGAGACAAAAAAGTGGAAGAAAAAGATGTTGAAAAAATGCCTTATTTACAAGCTGTGGTGAAAGAGTTATTAAGAAAACACCCTCCAACACATTTTGTTTTAACACATGCTGTTACTGAAGATACTAGTTTAGGAGGTTATGATATTCCAACTAATACAAATGTTGAGGTGTATACAGCAGGTATAGGTGAGGATCCTAAACTATGGACCAATCCTGAAAAATTTGATCCTGAGAGATTTGTTTCAAAAGGTGAAGAAGCAGATATAACTGGTGTAACAGGTGTGAGAATGATGCCATTTGGTGTTGGGAGAAGGATATGTCCTGGTTTGGCTATTGGTACTATACATATTCATTTGATGTTGGCTAGGATGGTTCAAGAGTTTGAATGGAGTGGTTATCCACCTGGGAAGAAAGTGGATTTCACTGGCAAGATGGAGTTTACTGTTGTGATGAAGGAGTCTTTAAGAGCTGTCATCAAACCAAGAGGTGAAACAGTGCTGTaa
- the LOC101514253 gene encoding uncharacterized protein isoform X3, whose protein sequence is MEDSTSMTIEFLRARLLAERSISRSARQRTAELEKKVAELEEQLRTVTLQRKMAEKATADVLAILEDQGISDLSEELDSGSDIDIPYESGVSNESSKEGERYRSSKERRHESDELYDSHVVDSSPVSNRSLSWKGRHDSPRSLEKYKTSNIRRRNSFSSVSSSPKHHQGKSCRKIRHRQNRSVVEESRDKSVKDNFQENDFVSSSEGYPNRSVDGSNILRIESKILEGDESEVNLVNKNHHVDRCGRKEDMEKALEHQAQLIDRFGAMEKAQREWEEKFRENNNSTTPDSCDPGNHSDMTEDKEESKAQIPYSSKAVTSNAQEDKAEPGGVRSSEEIFKSEARDVMPKSYDDTSDYNNQNSPTFRTSNLLGQENLHSPLNGNQTESSVNSHPQSSEVNYHDPHGRGYPDSKPTLSFPKYIQHGSLHQNDSSRNKNDLYALVFREQSHEFNGILESLKQARLSLQQELNRLPLVESSHKGIKPSAFVGKSEGRFDIPVGFSGLFRLPTDFSDEATSRFGVRDSAGGFGSNFYHNNRGTSRTSDVQFVANPYYGTRMSLSANDQAHTTRYLENGPISDSKKTPFDPFLNGGPPNSSKPVYPSFPVNPSYQVTSPQTPYGGELSKPYSSRPAGVPFADQFSFHGNHLR, encoded by the exons ATGGAGGACTCCACTTCAATGACTATTGAATTCCTGCGAGCAAGATTGCTTGCCGAAAGGTCAATCTCAAGAAGTGCTAGACAGAGAACTGCTGAACTGGAAAAAAAG GTTGCGGAATTAGAGGAACAACTTAGGACGGTGACTCTTCAGAGAAAGATGGCTGAGAAAGCCACTGCAGACGTTCTTGCCATTTTGGAGGATCAAGGGATAAGTGATCTATCTGAAGAATTAGATTCAGGCTCAGACATTGACATTCCTTATGAATCTGGTGTTAGTAATGAATCTTCAAAAGAGGGTGAAAGATATAGGAGCTCGAAAGAGAGACGGCACGAGTCAGATGAACTGTATGATTCTCATGTTGTGGATTCTTCACCAGTATCCAATAGAAGTTTGTCCTGGAAAGGACGTCACGACTCTCCCCGTTCTCTTGAAAAATACAAGACTTCTAATATTAGAAGGCGAAACAGTTTTTCATCTGTCAGTTCTTCTCCAAAGCATCACCAAGGAAAGTCATGTCGCAAGATAAGACATAGACAAAACAG ATCAGTGGTGGAGGAATCCAGAGATAAGTCTGTTAAGGATAACTTCcaagaaaatgattttgtttcCTCTTCTGAAGGATATCCAAATCGCTCAGTTGATGGGTCCAACATTCTGAGAATTGAATCTAAAATTCTAGAAGGGGATGAATCGGAGGTGAACCTAGTTAACAAAAATCATCATGTAGATAGATGCGGAAGAAAGGAGGACATGGAAAAGGCACTTGAACACCAAGCCCAACTTATTGACCGGTTTGGAGCAATGGAGAAGGCTCAAAGAGAATGGGAGGAGAAATTTAGAGAGAATAATAACAGCACAACACCA GATTCATGTGATCCGGGGAATCACTCAGATATGACTGAGGATAAAGAGGAAAGCAAGGCTCAGATTCCGTACTCTTCCAAGGCGGTCACCTCAAATGCTCAAGAAGATAAAGCAGAGCCGGGAGGGGTCCGATCATCTGAAGAAATATTCAAATCTGAGGCCAGAGATGTCATGCCAAAATCATATGATGACACAAGCGATTACAACAATCAGAATAGCCCAACTTTCCGCACTTCCAATTTGCTTGGTCAAGAAAATTTACATTCACCACTTAACGGAAACCAAACTGAGAGCTCGGTAAACTCTCATCCTCAGTCTTCTGAGGTGAACTATCATGATCCACATGGGCGTGGTTACCCCGATTCCAAGCCAACTTTATCCTTTCCAAAGTATATTCAGCATGGAAGTCTGCACCAAAATGattcttcaagaaacaaaaatgacctttaTGCATTAGTTTTTCGCGAACAATCTCATGAGTTCAATGGGATACTTGAATCACTTAAGCAAGCTAGGCTATCCCTACAACAGGAGCTCAATAGGTTGCCACTGGTAGAGAGCAGTCATAAAGGCATTAAACCGTCTGCTTTTGTTGGTAAAAGTGAGGGTAGGTTTGACATTCCTGTTGGATTTTCTGGTCTCTTCAGACTTCCAACAGATTTTTCGGATGAAGCAACTTCTAGATTTGGTGTTCGTGATTCAGCTGGTGGATTCGGTTCAAACTTCTATCATAATAATAGAGGCACATCTAGAACTTCTGATGTTCAATTCGTCGCCAACCCCTATTATGGCACAAGGATGAGCTTGTCTGCAAATGATCAAGCTCACACGACCCGATACTTGGAAAATGGGCCAATATCTGATTCTAAAAAGACCCCTTTTGATCCTTTTTTGAACGGAGGCCCACCCAATTCTAGTAAACCTGTGTATCCCTCGTTTCCCGTCAATCCGTCCTATCAAGTTACATCACCGCAGACGCCATATGGAGGCGAACTTTCAAAACCCTATTCAAGTAGACCAGCTGGGGTTCCTTTTGCCGATCAGTTCTCATTTCATGGTAACCATTTAAGATGA